The following proteins are co-located in the Palaemon carinicauda isolate YSFRI2023 chromosome 3, ASM3689809v2, whole genome shotgun sequence genome:
- the LOC137638490 gene encoding CDK2-associated and cullin domain-containing protein 1-like isoform X2: MQYKVSDLRYKHYWKSKMGYYFITAMSNMTDDDYHNTYWPQLRGAVDRLLQGPPPAPHSGPVIQFEPMYSAAYKCVCQQYSESLYKDLTSHIHKHFLKIALEMRDLDDEQLIISYYNLLNRIIYSLDGIIPIFTYLNRIYVATKLCSNLRAELQSLFCVDVLDPVIGRLLAVIRHTTEERPFHVAPHVIAALIKNIYKFNFEYAKKYPQAFVGFIPGILPPMREHELNSYICETQELQASLRQTWASTSTQGRKRHLDEEMST; this comes from the exons CCATGTCAAATATGACTGACGACGACTACCACAACACTTACTGGCCGCAACTAAGAGGGGCCGTCGATAGGTTATTACAAGGGCCCCCTCCAGCTCCGCATTCAGGCCCTGTTATTCAGTTTGAGCCTATGTATTCCGCCGCTTACAAGTGTGTTTGTCAACAGTATTCAGAGTCTCTCTATAAAGACCTCACGTCTCACATCCACAAACATTTTTTAAAGATTGCGTTGGAAATGCGG GACCTTGACGACGAGCAGCTCATCATTAGCTATTACAACTTACTCAATCGTATCATTTATAGTTTAGATGGAATTATACCAATTTTCACATACCTG aataGGATATACGTAGCAACCAAATTGTGTTCTAATCTTCGAGCGGAACTTCAGAGTTTATTTTGTGTAGATGTTTTAGACCCAGTGATCGGAAGGTTGTTAG ctGTTATAAGGCATACAACAGAAGAAAGGCCTTTCCATGTAGCTCCTCACGTTATTGCTGCTCTCATCAAAAATATTTATAAGTTTAACTTTGAGTACGCTAAGAAATATCCTCAG gCATTCGTTGGCTTCATTCCTGGTATCCTACCTCCCATGCGAGAGCATGAACTCAATAGTTATATCTGCGAAACTCAAGAGCTGCAGGCTTCCTTACGACAGACTTGGGCTAGTACTAGCACGCAAGGTAGAAAACGACATTTGGACGAAGAAATGTCTACTTAG
- the LOC137638490 gene encoding CDK2-associated and cullin domain-containing protein 1-like isoform X1 yields the protein MDEQMVIERTGDQGVTMAPLRRSLAMSNMTDDDYHNTYWPQLRGAVDRLLQGPPPAPHSGPVIQFEPMYSAAYKCVCQQYSESLYKDLTSHIHKHFLKIALEMRDLDDEQLIISYYNLLNRIIYSLDGIIPIFTYLNRIYVATKLCSNLRAELQSLFCVDVLDPVIGRLLAVIRHTTEERPFHVAPHVIAALIKNIYKFNFEYAKKYPQAFVGFIPGILPPMREHELNSYICETQELQASLRQTWASTSTQGRKRHLDEEMST from the exons CCATGTCAAATATGACTGACGACGACTACCACAACACTTACTGGCCGCAACTAAGAGGGGCCGTCGATAGGTTATTACAAGGGCCCCCTCCAGCTCCGCATTCAGGCCCTGTTATTCAGTTTGAGCCTATGTATTCCGCCGCTTACAAGTGTGTTTGTCAACAGTATTCAGAGTCTCTCTATAAAGACCTCACGTCTCACATCCACAAACATTTTTTAAAGATTGCGTTGGAAATGCGG GACCTTGACGACGAGCAGCTCATCATTAGCTATTACAACTTACTCAATCGTATCATTTATAGTTTAGATGGAATTATACCAATTTTCACATACCTG aataGGATATACGTAGCAACCAAATTGTGTTCTAATCTTCGAGCGGAACTTCAGAGTTTATTTTGTGTAGATGTTTTAGACCCAGTGATCGGAAGGTTGTTAG ctGTTATAAGGCATACAACAGAAGAAAGGCCTTTCCATGTAGCTCCTCACGTTATTGCTGCTCTCATCAAAAATATTTATAAGTTTAACTTTGAGTACGCTAAGAAATATCCTCAG gCATTCGTTGGCTTCATTCCTGGTATCCTACCTCCCATGCGAGAGCATGAACTCAATAGTTATATCTGCGAAACTCAAGAGCTGCAGGCTTCCTTACGACAGACTTGGGCTAGTACTAGCACGCAAGGTAGAAAACGACATTTGGACGAAGAAATGTCTACTTAG